A genomic region of Pseudomonas abietaniphila contains the following coding sequences:
- a CDS encoding Re/Si-specific NAD(P)(+) transhydrogenase subunit alpha produces MNIGVPAEIRPNEMRVAATPDTVKKLVNLGHSLRVESGAGAAAHFPDSAYAAAGATLVEADAAFGAQTVLKVHSPEDDELRLMKPGTVVIGMLDPFNASNMRALADAGLTAFSLEAAPRTTRAQSMDVLSSQANIAGYKATLVAMSMYQRFVPMLMTAAGTVKAARILILGAGVAGLQAIATAKRLGAVVEASDVRPAAKEQIESLGAKFLDVPYETDEEREAAVGVGGYARPMPGSWLERQSALVHQRAIQADIIISTALIPGRTAPTLIHEHTVEKMKPGSIIVDLAAGRGAQYQGRAGGNCPLTEADKVVVRHGVRLVGHTNFASMLATDASELYARNLLNFLALITGPDATVSIDPADPIVAATLFARDGQVLRTL; encoded by the coding sequence ATGAACATTGGAGTGCCGGCTGAAATACGGCCGAATGAAATGCGGGTAGCCGCCACCCCCGATACGGTGAAGAAACTCGTCAATCTGGGGCATTCGCTGCGGGTCGAAAGTGGCGCGGGCGCTGCGGCGCACTTTCCAGACAGTGCCTATGCCGCAGCGGGGGCGACCCTCGTTGAGGCCGATGCCGCGTTCGGCGCGCAAACAGTATTGAAAGTGCACTCGCCAGAAGACGATGAACTGCGCCTGATGAAACCCGGCACTGTCGTCATCGGCATGCTCGACCCCTTCAACGCCTCCAACATGCGCGCGCTGGCTGACGCCGGGTTGACTGCTTTCTCGCTGGAAGCCGCGCCTCGTACGACGCGGGCCCAGAGTATGGATGTGCTTTCCTCGCAGGCCAATATCGCCGGTTACAAGGCGACGCTGGTAGCCATGAGCATGTATCAGCGTTTCGTGCCGATGTTGATGACGGCCGCCGGGACCGTCAAGGCTGCCAGAATCCTCATATTGGGCGCTGGAGTGGCAGGTTTGCAGGCGATTGCCACCGCCAAACGCTTGGGGGCCGTGGTCGAAGCGTCGGACGTCCGGCCTGCGGCGAAAGAACAGATCGAGTCGCTGGGCGCCAAATTTCTAGACGTGCCTTACGAAACGGACGAGGAGAGAGAAGCGGCTGTGGGTGTCGGCGGTTACGCACGGCCCATGCCGGGCTCCTGGCTGGAGCGTCAATCGGCACTGGTGCATCAGCGCGCCATTCAGGCCGACATCATCATCTCTACGGCGCTGATTCCAGGTCGCACCGCACCGACGCTGATTCATGAGCACACCGTTGAAAAGATGAAGCCGGGTTCGATCATTGTCGATCTGGCCGCGGGGCGAGGGGCGCAGTACCAGGGCCGCGCCGGTGGCAACTGCCCACTGACGGAAGCCGACAAAGTGGTCGTTCGCCATGGCGTCCGCCTGGTAGGGCACACCAACTTTGCATCCATGTTGGCAACGGACGCTTCCGAATTGTATGCCCGCAACCTCCTTAACTTCCTGGCATTGATTACAGGCCCGGATGCCACTGTTTCTATTGATCCGGCTGACCCTATCGTCGCGGCGACGCTGTTTGCCCGTGATGGTCAGGTGTTGCGGACCCTTTAA
- a CDS encoding NAD(P) transhydrogenase subunit alpha, producing MEIVNHGIINLIIFVLAIYVGYHVVWNVTPALHTPLMAVTNAISAIVIVGAMLAVGLTSTRFGQLFGALGVLLASINVFGGFLVTRRMLEMFKKKALALPIPREKAPRS from the coding sequence ATGGAAATCGTCAATCACGGCATCATTAATCTGATCATTTTTGTACTCGCCATTTACGTGGGCTACCACGTCGTCTGGAATGTCACCCCGGCACTTCATACCCCGCTAATGGCGGTTACAAATGCCATCTCTGCCATTGTCATTGTTGGAGCGATGTTGGCCGTTGGTCTTACTTCGACCAGGTTTGGACAGTTGTTTGGGGCGCTCGGGGTTCTGCTCGCTTCCATCAACGTCTTCGGCGGCTTTCTGGTTACACGCCGGATGTTGGAAATGTTCAAGAAAAAAGCCCTCGCACTTCCGATCCCTCGTGAAAAGGCGCCACGGTCATGA